The sequence CCTTATTCGCATAGGACGCCTCATAAAAATGGTTAAACAGCACCTCGAAGACGGGATACTTGATGTTTTTTACGTTTGCATAGTCAACAAAATCCGCGTCGCGCAATGCGCTCAACAGGGACGCGTTTTCCGCGTAAAGATTGCGTCCAGTCGCCCCCTCCACTCCGGTAAATTCATGCACGGCGGAGGGATCGATATATAACGTATTAATAAATCGTCGATCACTAGGGCTGTATGGACTGTTGTTAGTACCTACATCCGGAAGCAATGCGTGCAGAGGGTTCAAACCTATTAGGTCAGCGCCGGCATCCGCGGCATGAGTTATAAGCGCCTTCAAGTCTGAAAAATCGCCTATTCCCCAGTCGTTGGCCGAGCGAAGTGTGTAAAGCTGTACAATAAACCCCCACAGCTTCTCTCCAGTTTCCAACCAGGATGGCTGATGGACAGCACTTGGCGCTACGGCGAGACATGCCTCTATCTCGGTCAGTTCCTCTGCATCGGACAGTTTGACTGCGGGGTCATCGGGTGACGATGACATTGACAATGTAAGCGTGTAATACCCAGGTTCGATAACATTGGTAGCAATCTGTCTGCGCGAGTAGCGCGCATTCTCGTAAACGTAGTCGCCTACCTCTGGCACATCCTTAGGCAGTGATGCTCCCTTATCGATCACCTTTTGATTGTTGTCACGTAACTCCCAAGAGAGCTCTTTGGCCAATCGCGCAGGATGGAGATTGACGTAAAAACTCGCTGGCTGACTCGGATCGCAAAGTACGCAGGTCTGCAGCGGCGGTAGGAAGTGGCGCCAGGGGCCTACGTCCAGTTCATAAGCCGCTTGCGCTATCGCTTGCGGGTTGGAGATGTCCTGCCCCATCGTTTCGAGCAGATTTAGCCTGTTTTCGACGGGCACCGTGACGTGTTCGCCTCGATAGTTAAAATAATCACTAGCGATTCCGCGCCAGTAAAACAGACGATCCAAGTCACTCATAGAGTTTCAGCCCGCATATCGTTTTATCGTGGAATACTGCAAACTAAGCGCCAAATATTACAAAACGCTTATCACGTGTCTACCGTGTAACACCCGAAGCCAGCATACCGAAGCCATCCAGGAGGAAAAACACGGGTTATAGGGACAAGCAGTTGCAATCGCAAATCAACAAACGCTTAGAACGTTTTACACCTAGACCGTTCACTATGCGCCCGACTAACGGGCTTTGGCAATATTGCGCTGACATTTTTATTCTAATAAGCCATAGATAATGTCCTATAACGCTTATGAATATTAGCAAAACTCTGTAGCTTTATTTGTTAAGCATCGGGTTTGCGAATAACGCAACTCGCGTTCGGAGGCTAACCACAAATACGAGGCAAAAAAAAACGCCGGATGCGATCCGGCGTTTCTTATGAGAGGCTAAGAGCGAAATTAATCTTCCGCGCTTACGTCCGTTTCAGCAACTGGCTCAGGGCGACCAACCAGCTCTACGTAAGCCATTGGTGCTTTATCACCAGCGCGGAACCCGCACTTCATAATTCGCAAATATCCGCCTGGACGACCTTCGTAACGAGGACCCAGCTCATTAAAGAGCTTACCAACGGTGGATTTATTGCGAAGGCGATCGAAAGCCAAACGACGATTAGCGACGCTATCCACTTTAGATAAAGTGATCAGCGGTTCGGCGTAACGACGCAGTTCTTTCGCTTTCGGCAGTGTTGTTTTAATCAGCTCGTGTTCAACCAGCGAAGACACCATGTTGCGGAACATCGCCTTTCGGTGCGAGCTGTTTCTGTTTAATTGACGTCCACTATGACGATGACGCATGATTCTTACCCTTTACCTGATTGCTATCTCAGCAAGTCAATCTCTACATCCAGCCAACGGCTGAACATCTTAGTCGTTGTTTTTCAAACTGGCTGGAGGCCAGTTCTCGAGTCGCATTCCCAAAGACAGCCCGCGTGAAGCAAGAATATCTTTGATTTCTGTAAGCGACTTTTTACCAAGGTTTGGCGTTTTCAACAGCTCAACTTCAGTACGCTGGATAAGATCGCCAATGTAGTAAATGTTTTCCGCTTTCAGACAGTTGGCCGAACGTACTGTCAGTTCGAGGTCGTCTACCGGACGCAGAAGTACTGGATCGATTTGATCTTCCTTCTGTTCTGGTTCAACTTCCTTCTCACCTTCCAGATCAACGAACACCGCCAGCTGCTGCTGAAGGATGGTCGCTGCACGACGGATAGCCTCTTCTGGATCGATAGTACCGTTGGTCTCCAGATCCAGCACCAGCTTGTCCAAGTCGGTACGCTGTTCAACACGCGCACTTTCAACCGTGTAAGCCAAACGGCGAACCGGGCTGAACGATGCGTCTAACTGCAACCGGCCAATTGCGCGAGTTTCGTCTTCATCAGACTGGCGCGCATCAACCGGCTGGTAGCCGCGACCACGGGCAATCGTGAGTTTCATGTCGAGCGTCACGTCACCAGTGATGTTGGCAATAACCAGCTCAGGGTTCGCGATTTCAACATCGTGATCCAGCTGAATGTCTGCACCCGTTACGACACCGGGACCCTGCTTAACAAGCGACAGGGTAGTGGTGTCCTTGCCGTGCATAACAACAGCGAGATTTTTGATGTTGAGAAGAATCTCGATTACATCTTCGCGAACGCCTTCAATAGCACTGTACTCGTGCTGAACTCCAGCGATCTCAACTTCGGTTACTGCGCAACCTGGCATGGAAGACAGCAGAATTCTGCGCAACGCATTACCCAGGGTATGACCGAAACCGCGCTCCAATGGCTCGAGAACCACCTTCGCTCGAGTCGGCGCGAGCTCTGTTACATCAATATGACGAGGTGTCAAAAATTCGTTCACTGCGCTCTGCATATAAGTACCTGTAGTTGAAATATTCCTATAAAAAACTCAATGGAGAGAATTACTTAGAGTAAAGCTCAACAATGAGGTTTTCGTTAATATCGGCTGGCAAGTCAACGCGATCAGGAACTCGTTTAAAAGTACCCTCTTTTTTATCTGCGTTTACATCGACCCACTCGACATCAGGACGCTGAGCAGCAATACCTAACGCATTTTGGATGCGAAGCTGATTTTTGGACTTCTCGCGAACCGCAATGACATCACCTTCACTAACTTTGTAGGAAGGGATATTCAAGGCTTTACCGTTAACCAGAATAGCCTTGTGAGAAACCAACTGACGAGACTCAGCGCGAGTTGCACCGAAACCCATACGATAAACAACGTTATCGAGACGGCTTTCGAGCAATTTCAGCAGGTTCTCACCCGTTGCGCCCTTAAGACGTGCAGCTTCTTTATAGTAGCTACGGAATTGCTTTTCCAGCAATCCATAGGTACGACGTACTTTTTGCTTTTCGCGCAACTGAACACCGTAGTCAGACAAACGACCACGACGCTGGCCATGCTGACCAGGAGCAGTTTCGGCTTTGCATTTGCTTTCTAAAGGTCTTACACCACTTTTCAGGAACAGATCTGTTCCTTCGCGGCGAGACAGTTTACAAGTTGGACCTAAATAACGTGCCACGGGGACTCCTCCTTATACTCGACGCTTCTTGGGTGGACGACAACCGTTATGAGGAATAGGCGTCACATCAGTAATGTTGGTAATTTTATAGCCAACATTGTTCAGTGCGCGTACGGCGGATTCACGACCAGGACCAGGGCCCTTAACTTCTACGTCGAGATTCTTCAGACCGTATTCCTGCGCTGCTTGACCAGCGCGCTCGGCTGCAACCTGTGCGGCGAACGGAGTGCTCTTACGAGAACCGCGGAAACCTGAACCACCAGCAGTGGCCCAAGACAGTGTATTACCCTGACGATCAGTGATCGTCACGATAGTGTTATTAAACGAGGCATGAATATGCGCAATACCATCGACAACCGTCTTTTTGACTTTCTTCTTTGTCGTGGTTTTACTTGGCTTAGCCATAGCATTATTTCCCGAACAATATAAATGAATTTACAAATATCCGCTGCGATTACTTTTTAATCGGCTTACGAGGACCTTTACGTGTACGTGCATTGGTTTTGCTGCGCTGACCACGAACTGGCAAGCTGCGACGATGACGTAACCCACGGTAGCAACCGAGGTCCATCAAGCGCTTGATATTCATGGAAATTTCACGGCGCAAATCACCTTCAACCGTGTGCTTGGCGACTTCTGCGCGGATCTCATCCATTTTTGCGTCGTCGAGAGCACTGATTTTGGTGGATTCCGCAACGCCGGTAGCAGCACAAATCTGCTTGGCGGTTGTTTTACCAATCCCGAACACGTAAGTCAGGGAAATAACGGCATGCTTATGGTCTGGTATGTTGACACCAGCTATACGAGCCATCCAATTTACTCCAAAAAGATACGATATGCAGTGTTGACGGCGGTTAATACCACCCACTACGCCGAAAGGGCGCGAAGGATAGCGATAAAACCACCAAATTGCAATAGCAAAGCCGTTTCCAGCCATGCGACAGTCAACACCTCCAATTTATCAGAGCAGGAACTCTGAAAGGCTCTGCGCGGAGCGCAGCACCCAAGTACACCAATCGCTTAACCTTGACGCTGCTTATGACGGGGCTCTGCGCTACAAATTACACGCAGAACGCCTTTGCGACGTACGATTTTGCAATTACGGCAAACTTTTTTTACTGATGCACGAACTTTCATTGTATTGACCTCAAACTAGGCGCGGCTTAGCGGCCGCGTCCATAACTCTGCAAATTAGCCTTTTTCATCACAGAATCGTACTGGTGAGACATCAGGTGAGATTGCACCTGAGACATAAAGTCCATCACAACCACGACTACGATCAGCAATGAGGTACCACCAAGATAGAAAGGCACGTTGGCAGACACCATTAAAAACTGTGGCAGCAGCGCTACAGCAGCAATATAAACCGAGCCTACCACTGTCAGTCGGGTAAGCACGTTGTCGATGTATTTAGCCGACTGCTCGCCCGGACGTATGCCTGGAATGTAGGCTCCGCCGCGCTTGAGGTTATCGGCAACCTCTTTCGGGTTATACATCATCGCGGTATAAATGAAGCAAAATGCAACAATCAATACAGCGAAAATAACGAAGTTAAGCGGTTGACCAGGACCGATCATCAGCGCGACTTCTTGCAGAATTTCTGCGGCCTTGCCTTCGCTCGCATTGCCAAACCACTGAGCGATGGACGCAGGAAACAGAAGTATACTGCTGGCAAAAATGACAGGAATAACACCCGCCATATTGATCTTAAGTGGTAAATGGCTGGTTTGCGCTGGCCCCTGCCCCATTCGTCCCGCGGCCTGCCGACGCGCGTACTGAATGGTGATGCGACGCTGACCACGCTCCATTCGAACCACAAACCAAACAATTGCAACAGCCGCAAACAACAAAGCCAACAACATCAGTACGTGGAGATCACCTTGTCGCGCGCTTTCGAATGCTTGACCAACGGCAGAAGGTAAACCTGCAACAATCCCGGCAAAAATCAGCATGGATATGCCGTTACCGATACCACGCTCGGTTACCTGCTCGCCCAGCCACATCATAAAGACAGAACCAGTAACCAGCGAGGTAACCGCGATCAGGTAAAAGCTGAACACTGGCATTCCAGCGTACGCCATACCCTGACCGGACATTCCAGCAACCATTACAAACGCCTGCACCGTAGCTAAAGCAACGGTTAGGTAGCGCGTGTACTGGCTAATCTTGCGACGGCCGGATTCACCTTCTTTCTTGAGCGCTTCTAACGATGGGGTTACCGAGCTCATCATCTGCATAATGATAGATGCAGAAATGTAGGGCATGATTCCCAGCGCGAGAATACTCATACGCTCAAGGGCACCACCTGAGAACATGTTGAACATGCCCAGGATAGTACCCTGATTCTGGTTGAACAGCTGCGCTACCTGCTCCGGGTCAATCCCCGGTACAGGAATGTGCGTTCCCAGACGATAAACAACAATCGCCAAAAATAAAAATTTTAGGCGAGCCCAAAGCTCGCCTAAACCTTTCTGACCACCTAGAGGCATGTTACCCGGCGTTGCCATTCAACCCTCTCTATTCTGTCGGTTACGACTCTAAGCCGCTTATTCTTCTATTTTACCACCAGCCGCTTCAATGGCTGCTTTGGCGCCTTTGGTTACCGCCAGACCTTTTACAGTAACGGCTTTCTTCAGCTCACCAGACAAAAAGATTTTTGCTCGTTTGATGCTTGCAGTGATCAGGTCGGCTTTAAGCAGCGCATCCAGATCAATCACATCCGCCTCAACTTTGTTGAGCTCAGACAAACGGATTTCAGCGGAAACGCGGCCAATACGGCTGGTAAAACCGTACTTAGGCAGACGCTTCTGCAAAGGCATCTGACCACCTTCAAAGCCTGGCTTCACACTACCGCCGGAACGAGACTTCAAACCTTTGTGACCACGGCCAGCTGTTTTGCCCAGACCGGAACCAATACCGCGACCAACGCGCTTGCGCGATGTTACACGGCCAGGAGCTGGACTCAAAGTGTTTAAACGCATCTTACTCTTCCTCAACCTTAACCATGTAATTCACTTTGTTGATCATACCGCGTACAGAAGGCGTATCTTCAACCTCCACGGTGTGACCAATACGACGCAAGCCAAGACCGCGTACGCAAGCCTTGTGCGCTTCGAGGCGACCTGAAGCGCTTTTATACTGAGTTACTTTAAGCGTTTTCTTAGCCATGATTTTCTCACTTTAAATCGGCGCTGACTCTAGTATCGCAATCGCGATATTAGTTCAAAATATCTTCTACTGATTTACCACGCTTGGCAGCAACAGCATCAGGAGAGGCCATCGCACGCAGCGCTTCGAAGGTTGCACGAACCACGTTTACCGGGTTGGTCGAGCCGTAGCACTTTGCCAATACGTTCTGTACACCAGCGATTTCCAATACCGAGCGCATGGCACCACCAGCAATTACACCGGTACCTTGCGATGCAGGCTGCATATACACCTTAGATGCACCGTGACGGCCTTTAGTTGGGTACTGGATGGTATCACCGTTCAGTTCAACCTGGATCATGTTGCGGCGTGCGGATTCCATTGCCTTTTGAATCGCGATAGGCACTTCACGCGCTTTACCACGACCAAAACCCACTTTTCCGTTGCCATCGCCAACCACTGTCAGAGCGGTGAAGGCAAAGATACGGCCACCTTTTACAGTTTTTGCTACGCGGTTCACCTGAACCAGCTTTTCCTGTAAACCTTCGGCGGTGCTCTCTTCTTTTTTAATCTGCTGCGACATAATCTAACCTTTAGAATTCCAAGCCGCTTTCACGAGCGGCGTCTGCCAGTGCTTTAACTCGACCGTGGAATTTGAAACCACTACGGTCAAACGCGACTTTGGTAACACCCGCGGCCTTAGCGCGCTCGGCAATTAATTTGCCCACGGCTGTAGCAGCTTCTATATTACCGGTTGCACCACTGCGCAAGTCTTTGTCCAGCGTGGACGCGCTGGCAAGAACCTTGTCACTTTCCGGGGAGATAATCTGCGCGTAAATGTGACGAGGAGTTCTGTTGACGCAAAGACGAGTTTCACGCAGCTCACGAATTTTTGAGCGGCTGCGTGTTGCACGGCGTATTCTGGATTGCTTCTTAGCGTTCATATCTAAAACCTACTGTTAGCTTACCGATCTACGGCTTACTTCTTCTTAGCTTCTTTACGACGTACAAATTCGTCAGCGTAACGCACACCCTTACCTTTGTAAGGCTCTGGCGGACGGAAAGCACGCACTTCGCTAGCAACCTGCCCTAGCAACTGCTTATTTGCACTCTTCAGCAAGATTTCGGTTTGCGAAGGAGTTTCTGCAGTTACGCCTTCTGGCAAGTCGTAATCGATTGGGTGAGAAAAACCCAGTGTCAGGTTCAGCGTACTACCGGATGCTTTAGCACGGTAACCAACGCCGTTCAGGACAAGTTTTCTCTCAAAGCCCTGGCTCACGCCAGTGACCATATTGTTTACCAGGGCACGCATGGTACCAGCCATCGCACGCGAAGCTTTGGCGCCATCACGAGCGGCAAACGTAACTACGTTATCTTCAATTTTCAGCTCAACGCTATCGTGGATCTGAATCGCCAACTGGCCTTTACCACCTTTTACAGTGACGTCCTGACCGTTTTGCTTTAATTCAACACCGCTAGGCAGTTGAACTGGACTCTTTGCAACGCGAGACATATTGGTTACCCGTCTTAATACTTTTCCTAAAACTGTTTAGAAAACAGTACAAATAATTTCGCCACCAACGCCAGCTGCGCGAGCTGCGCGATCGGTCATGACACCCTTACTGGTGGACACGATGGCAATTCCCAAGCCGCCGCGAACAGTTGGCAGCTCGTCTTTACCTGCGTAAGCACGCAATCCAGGACGGCTAATGCGATCCAATTCTGCGATTACCGGCTTACCTTCGAAATATTTAAGGTCAATGGTCAATTCAGCTTTAACGCCGTCTGTAGCGGAAAAGCCCGCAACATAACCTTCTTCTGTCAAAACGTTTGCGACGCTCTTCTTCAACTTGGAAGAAGGCATAGTCACAGAGGTTTTACCGACCATTTGTGCATTGCGAATGCGCGTCAGCATATCCGCGATAGGGTCTTGCATACTCATAAAATTCTGCTCCTACTCGTAGCCTGGATTACCAGCTAGCTTTAACCAGGCCTGGTACGTCGCCGCGCATTGCAGCTTCGCGCAATTTGTTTCGACACAGACCGAACTTGCGGTAAACCGCATGAGGACGACCAGTAACACGACAACGACGCTGACCGCGCGCTGCACTGCTGTCACGCGGCAGCTTCTGCAGCTTGATCATTGCTTCCCAAACTTGATCATCGGAAGACTCAACGCTGCTGATAATCGCTTTCAGCTCTTCGCGCTTTGCAGCGTATTTATCGACAGCTTTCGCGCGCTTAACTTCACGGGCGATCATTGATTTCTTAGCCATTTATAATCAACTCCTAACCTTTGAACGGGAAGCTAAACGCTTTAAGTAAAGCGCGGCCTTCTTCGTTAGTACGAGCAGTAGTAGAGATACAGATATCCAAACCACGCAGCTTGTCCACTTTGTCGTAATCGATCTCTGGGAAAATGATTTGCTCATTTACACCCATAGAGAAGTTTCCGCGACCGTCAAACTGCTTGGGGCTGATACCGCGAAAGTCGCGCACTCGAGGAATCGCGATACTTACCAGGCGATCCAGGAATTCGTACATACGCTCGCGACGCAGAGTCACTTTACAGCCAACCGGCCAACCTTCACGTACTTTAAAACCAGCGATAGATTTGCGTGCTTTGGTAATAACCGGCTTTTGACCTGCGATTTTCTCGAGGTCAGCAACAGCGTTTTCCAAAACTTTCTTATCGCCGATAGCTTCACCAACACCCATGTTAAGAGTGATTTTGGTAATGCGCGGAATTTCCATTACGTTTGCTACACCAAGCTCTTCTTTAAGCTTGGGAGCGATTTCGTTGAGATACTTTTCTTTAAGCCTTGCCATTCTTCTTCACCCAGTACGCTTATGCGTCAATAGCATTGCCGTCGGATTTGAAAACTCGAATTTTGTTTCCGTCTTCCAACACTTTAAATCCAACACGATCCGCTTTTTGGGTGCTTGGATTGTAGATAGCGACGTTTGATACCTGAATCGGGGCTTCTTTCTCAACGATACCACCAGCTACGCCTAGCTGAGGGTTCGGCTTCTGATGTTTTTTGATCATCTGAATGCCGGAGACGATGACTCGATTATCAGGCAGTACGCGGGTCACTTTTCCGCGCTTACCTTTATCACGACCGGTGATTACCACCACTTCGTCATTACGTTTAATTTTGCGCATAACCTTAAATATCCTCTTGACCTCGGTGCAGCCGATTACAGTACTTCGGGTGCCAGAGAGATAATCTTCATAAACTTTTCACCACGCAGTTCACGGGTTACCGGGCCGAAGATACGAGTACCTACAGGGGCTTCCTGATTGTTCAGCAGTACCGCTGCGTTGTCGTCGAAACGGATAATGGAACCGTCCGGGCGACGCACACCTTTTTTGGTGCGCACAACAACTGCCTTCATTACTTGGCCTTTTTTAACCTTACCGCGAGGAATCGCTTCCTTGACGGTAACTTTAATAACATCGCCGACGCGGGCATAGCGACGGTGGGAGCCACCCAACACCTTGATACACATTACGCGACGCGCGCCACTGTTATCGGCTACGTCCAAATAAGTTTCTGTTTGAATCATCGTCTTTCTCCGAAACTCTAACTCGGCGGGTGACTGTTACACCGGCCGCTGCCGATTCACTTAAATTCGCGTCGCGCGCTCTTCGATCTTAACCAAAGTCCAGGACTTGGTTTTCGAAAGAGGACGTGACTCAGCGATAGTTACGGTATCGCCCTGGTTACATTCGTTGTTTTCGTCATGAGCTTTAATCTTGGTAGATTTGCTCACGTATTTGCCGTAGACCGGGTGCTTTACGCGACGCTCAATCAAAACAACAACGGATTTATCCATTTTGTCGCTAACAACCTTGCCAGTTAGCGTACGTACCAATTTTTCTGCTTCAGCCATTCTCGTTACCTACGCTCTTACTTAGTTGCCGCTTTCTGGCGCAGAACCGTTTTAATGCGAGCAATGTCGCGACGGGTTTGCTTCACCAAATGGGTTTGATTCAGCTGGCCAGTAGACTTTTGCATGCGAAGCTTAAATTGCGCTTCCAACTGAGTGAGCAGTTCTTGCTTCAGCTCATCAACTGACTTTTCGTTAAGTTCACTTGCTTTCATCACATCACCGACCGCTTAACAAAAGTTGTGTTCAAAGGCAGTTTTGCTGCTGCCAGCGCAAAAGCTTCGCGGGCCAGTTCTTCAGAAACACCTTCCATTTCATAAAGAACTTTTCCTGGCTGGATTTGCGCTACCCAGTACTCAACGTTACCTTTACCTTTACCCTGACGAACTTCCAGCGGCTTTTCAGTAATAGGTTTGTCTGGAAATACTCGGATCCAGATTTTACCGCCACGCTTAACGTGACGAGTCATTGCACGACGGGCCGCTTCGATTTGACGCGCAGTAATGCGTCCACGAGCTACCGCTTTGAGTCCGAATTCACCAAAGCTAACTTTGGAGCCGCGTTGCGCCAAGCCGCGATTGCGCCCCTTCATTTGCTTACGGAATTTTGTACGCTTTGGTTGCAGCATTTGCCTAACCCTTATTCGTCAAAACTGTTAACTTCGAGCGCTTACTTAGCGCCTTTTTTCTTAGGAGCAGACTCGGCTTCTTCCAGTCCACCAATAATTTCGCCTTTGAAGATCCACACTTTTACACCAATGATGCCGTAAGTGGTGGACGCTTCTGCAGTAGCGTAGTCGATATCTGCACGCAGAGTGTGCAGAGGTACACGACCTTCACGGTACCATTCGGTACGCGCAATCTCAGCACCGCCGAGACGACCGCTAACCTGGATTTTCACACCTTCTGCACCCTGACGCATTGCGTTCTGCACGGCACGCTTCATAGCGCGACGAAACATTACGCGACGCTCGAGCTGCTGAGCAACGCTTTGCGCTACCAGTACGCCATCCAGATCGGGCTTGCGAATTTCTTCGATGTTGATGTGAACGGGAACACCCATCTGCTTGCTGATTTGAGCACGCAGCTTTTCTACATCTTCACCTTTTTTACCAATAACGATGCCTGGACGCGCAGTGTGAATGGTTACACGCGCAGTGTTTGCAGGACGCTCGATATCTACACGACTCACCGAAGCGTGAGACAATACCTTTTGGATATAGGCACGCACTTTCAAGTCTTCGTTCAGCTTATCTGCATAGTCACCCTTGCTGGCATACCAGGTAGAGGTGTGCTTCTTAACAATGCCGAGACGGATGCCTGTTGGATGTACTTTCTGACCCATAAGTCTTCTCTCTTACTGATCCGCTACTTTAACGGTGATGTGGCATGTACGCTTGAAGATACGGTCAGCACGACCCTTCGCGCGCGGACGAATGCGCTTCATCGTTAAACCTTCATCCACGAAAATAGTGGACACCTTCAGCTCATCAACGTCGGCACCTTCGTTGTGCTCGGCATTGGCAATCGCCGATTCCAAAACCTTCTTGATGACTGCAGCACCTTTTTTAGTGCTGAACGCCAACAAATCCAACGCTTCTTCAACTGATTTACCGCGAATCTGGTCTGCCACCAAGCGCGCCTTTTGCGCAGACAAGCCAGCACCGCGTAATTTAGCTGCAACTTCCATCACTAATTCCTCGCTGACGCGCGCTTAGCGCTTCGCTTTCTTATCTGCAACATGACCACGGTAAGTGCGGGTAGCCGCAAACTCACCCAATTTGTGTCCGACCATCTCTTCGCTAACCAGGACAGGCACGTGTTGACGTCCATTGTGGACAGCGATAGTCAGACCCACCATCTCTGGCAGAATCATCGAACGACGAGACCAGGTTTTAATGGGACGACGATCATTTTTTTCCGCCGCAACTTCCACTTTTTTCAAAAGATGGTGGTCAATAAAAGGACCTTTCTTCAGTGAACGTGGCACTGCACTTTCCTCTTTTAGCTATTTAGTCGGCGCTTATTTCTTGTTGCGACGACGAACAATCATCTTGTCAGTACGCTTATTGCTGCGTGTTTTATAACCCTTGGTAGGAGTACCCCATGGAGACACAGGATGACGACCACCAGAGGTACGTCCCTCACCACCACCATGTGGGTGATCAACCGGGTTCATCGCAACACCGCGAACGGTTGGGCGTACACCACGCCAGCGCTTAGCACCAGCCTTACCCAGCGAACGCAAACTGTGTTCGCTGTTTGAAACTTCGCCCAGAGTCGCGCGACACTCAACTTCTACTTTACGCATCTCACCGGAGCGTAAACGCAGAGTGGCGTACTGACCTTCGCGAGCAACCAACTGTACCGAAGCACCCGCAGAGCGAGCCAACTGAGCACCTTTACCAGGCTTCAGTTCGATACAGTGAATAACGCTACCCACTGGAACATTGCGCAGCGGCAGAGTGTTGCCCACTTTGATCGCAG comes from Teredinibacter turnerae and encodes:
- the rplX gene encoding 50S ribosomal protein L24, with product MRKIKRNDEVVVITGRDKGKRGKVTRVLPDNRVIVSGIQMIKKHQKPNPQLGVAGGIVEKEAPIQVSNVAIYNPSTQKADRVGFKVLEDGNKIRVFKSDGNAIDA
- the rplE gene encoding 50S ribosomal protein L5; the encoded protein is MARLKEKYLNEIAPKLKEELGVANVMEIPRITKITLNMGVGEAIGDKKVLENAVADLEKIAGQKPVITKARKSIAGFKVREGWPVGCKVTLRRERMYEFLDRLVSIAIPRVRDFRGISPKQFDGRGNFSMGVNEQIIFPEIDYDKVDKLRGLDICISTTARTNEEGRALLKAFSFPFKG
- the rpsN gene encoding 30S ribosomal protein S14; this translates as MAKKSMIAREVKRAKAVDKYAAKREELKAIISSVESSDDQVWEAMIKLQKLPRDSSAARGQRRCRVTGRPHAVYRKFGLCRNKLREAAMRGDVPGLVKASW
- the rplB gene encoding 50S ribosomal protein L2 — protein: MPIQKRKPTSAGRRFVVSVVNPDLHKGAPYAPLLEKKSKTGGRNNNGRITTRHVGGGHKQHYRKIDFKRNKDGIPAKVERLEYDPNRTAHIALVCYADGERRYIIAPKGLKAGDVIESGDAAAIKVGNTLPLRNVPVGSVIHCIELKPGKGAQLARSAGASVQLVAREGQYATLRLRSGEMRKVEVECRATLGEVSNSEHSLRSLGKAGAKRWRGVRPTVRGVAMNPVDHPHGGGEGRTSGGRHPVSPWGTPTKGYKTRSNKRTDKMIVRRRNKK
- the rplP gene encoding 50S ribosomal protein L16, which codes for MLQPKRTKFRKQMKGRNRGLAQRGSKVSFGEFGLKAVARGRITARQIEAARRAMTRHVKRGGKIWIRVFPDKPITEKPLEVRQGKGKGNVEYWVAQIQPGKVLYEMEGVSEELAREAFALAAAKLPLNTTFVKRSVM
- the rpsS gene encoding 30S ribosomal protein S19, with the protein product MPRSLKKGPFIDHHLLKKVEVAAEKNDRRPIKTWSRRSMILPEMVGLTIAVHNGRQHVPVLVSEEMVGHKLGEFAATRTYRGHVADKKAKR
- the rpsC gene encoding 30S ribosomal protein S3, producing MGQKVHPTGIRLGIVKKHTSTWYASKGDYADKLNEDLKVRAYIQKVLSHASVSRVDIERPANTARVTIHTARPGIVIGKKGEDVEKLRAQISKQMGVPVHINIEEIRKPDLDGVLVAQSVAQQLERRVMFRRAMKRAVQNAMRQGAEGVKIQVSGRLGGAEIARTEWYREGRVPLHTLRADIDYATAEASTTYGIIGVKVWIFKGEIIGGLEEAESAPKKKGAK
- the rpsQ gene encoding 30S ribosomal protein S17, encoding MAEAEKLVRTLTGKVVSDKMDKSVVVLIERRVKHPVYGKYVSKSTKIKAHDENNECNQGDTVTIAESRPLSKTKSWTLVKIEERATRI
- the rpmC gene encoding 50S ribosomal protein L29; this translates as MKASELNEKSVDELKQELLTQLEAQFKLRMQKSTGQLNQTHLVKQTRRDIARIKTVLRQKAATK
- the rplN gene encoding 50S ribosomal protein L14 → MIQTETYLDVADNSGARRVMCIKVLGGSHRRYARVGDVIKVTVKEAIPRGKVKKGQVMKAVVVRTKKGVRRPDGSIIRFDDNAAVLLNNQEAPVGTRIFGPVTRELRGEKFMKIISLAPEVL
- the rplV gene encoding 50S ribosomal protein L22; this translates as MEVAAKLRGAGLSAQKARLVADQIRGKSVEEALDLLAFSTKKGAAVIKKVLESAIANAEHNEGADVDELKVSTIFVDEGLTMKRIRPRAKGRADRIFKRTCHITVKVADQ